A window from Drosophila miranda strain MSH22 chromosome Y unlocalized genomic scaffold, D.miranda_PacBio2.1 Contig_Y2_pilon, whole genome shotgun sequence encodes these proteins:
- the LOC117193023 gene encoding uncharacterized protein LOC117193023: MLSLLRLLLVWTILGQVLALDEREYDTQVAPLTTTGNRWWRSFANQVRLAFSRWQPKPKTRTKPLARQ, from the coding sequence ATGTTGTCTCTGCTTCGCTTGCTGTTGGTGTGGACCATTCTCGGCCAGGTCTTGGCTCTGGATGAGCGGGAGTACGATACCCAGGTGGCCCCGCTTACAACCACTGGTAATAGATGGTGGCGCAGCTTTGCCAATCAAGTGCGCCTCGCCTTCAGCCGCTGGCAGCCCAAGCCGAAAACGAGGACCAAACCGCTGGCACGCCAA
- the LOC117193147 gene encoding neuropeptide-like protein 32 translates to MVRMQLILVFALPALLGSAMARPDNQEPMSDAVPAVALSDVADVGGQHAEEGERPARWLWGGWGGGWGGGWNRGWGGGWRVSYRPWGYGYRSYWW, encoded by the coding sequence ATGGTCCGAATGCAGCTCATCTTAGTCTTTGCTCTCCCTGCCCTTCTGGGATCGGCAATGGCCCGGCCGGACAATCAAGAACCCATGTCGGATGCCGTTCCCGCTGTGGCCTTATCGGATGTGGCCGATGTGGGTGGCCAGCATGCAGAGGAGGGGGAACGTCCGGCCCGTTGGCTCTGGGGCGGCTGGGGAGGAGGATGGGGCGGCGGATGGAATAGAGGTTGGGGCGGTGGATGGCGTGTTTCGTATCGCCCCTGGGGCTATGGCTATCGTAGCTATTGGTGGTAG
- the LOC117194189 gene encoding uncharacterized protein LOC117194189 codes for MRMRLPMDYTKVFLLFCLSALMLLGASIAATEAETETGTDPEPSPFQLSEAGETAQSEAGDENVRKVRQFLGPPPPPPFFGPPPPPYYGGYGGYGGGFGGGFQRTRVITRTRYRGRGGYYGGGFYG; via the coding sequence ATGCGAATGCGACTCCCAATGGATTACACCAAAGTATTCTTACTGTTCTGCCTCAGTGCGTTGATGCTGCTCGGTGCTTCGATTGCAGCCACAGaagcggaaacggaaacaGGAACGGATCCGGAGCCGAGCCCCTTTCAGCTCTCGGAGGCTGGAGAAACTGCCCAGAGTGAGGCGGGAGATGAGAACGTTCGCAAAGTTCGTCAGTTCTTAGGTCCTCCACCGCCTCCGCCCTTCTTTGGACCACCCCCACCACCCTACTACGGAGGCTATGGTGGATACGGCGGCGGCTTTGGTGGCGGTTTCCAGCGCACTCGCGTCATAACACGCACCCGCTACCGCGGCCGAGGAGGCTACTACGGCGGTGGCTTCTATGGCTAA
- the LOC117193024 gene encoding uncharacterized protein LOC117193024 → MHMYYSSVLLLLLPFVILELCAAKPWWPSNDVGYDASLDPVAWSRTFVQEKVRTSRRNKNRHQQSTDWWYHTPSAPEPTAAPLNFVNRNNYRRFLKRRRKLVAREHYLQRHPHSYSHSYRHRH, encoded by the coding sequence ATGCACATGTACTACTCCTCAgtgctgctccttctgcttcctttTGTGATACTGGAGCTCTGTGCAGCCAAGCCTTGGTGGCCCTCAAACGATGTCGGCTACGATGCCAGTCTCGATCCGGTGGCCTGGTCCCGCACCTTTGTCCAGGAAAAAGTACGCACATCCCGCAGGAACAAGAACCGGCACCAGCAGTCCACCGACTGGTGGTACCACACACCCTCTGCTCCCGAGCCGACGGCAGCTCCTCTGAACTTTGTGAACAGAAATAACTACAGAAGATTCCTGAAGAGACGCCGCAAGCTGGTAGCACGTGAGCACTACCTACAGAGGCATCCACACTCATATTCACATTCATATCGACATCGACATTAG